The bacterium genome contains the following window.
GACATTTTTAACTATGCCGCGCCACGGTTGGCAATTGGTGGCATTCATTATGGGGGTGCTGGTAGTCGGCGCAATGGCACTGTGGTTTCTGACCATGGTCCCGGCACGCCACCGCAAGAACCTGGTCGCCGTGATCACGTTTATTGGCGGTCTGTACTATTCGCTGGAATTCTTGATTCCGCCTGCAGCCTGGCACCTGCACCCCACAAGAAACCCACTCACCGATATGCGGCCTCTGGTTGGACAGATAGTGCAGATCATATGGAGCTTTGCGCTGTTTCTGGGCATTTGGAACCTCTTCCAGTTGCACGGCAGAGCCGTAGGCAAAAGGGGGCCGGGTTGGTATAACAGTGCAGCTTTCTTCGTGGCGTTTTTCGGCATCCTCATTTCGGGGCTTATGAAGAACGCAAATAACCATGCCGCAGACAGCATGTTCACGATACTTTTCACCGGTTTCCTCACGTCCCTTGATGCGACAATGTTCTCGTTGATCGCGTTCTATATAGTGTCGGCGGCATTCCGCGCGTTCAGAATACGCTCCACCGAATCGGTGCTGATGATGGCGGCCGCCGCAATCATTATGCTGGCTCTGGTTCCGGTAGGCGTAGTGCTGACAAATTGGCTTCCCGATACTGGTTTTCTTTCCATCTTCAGACTGGAGAAGATCGGCTATTGGCTGCTGATATGGCCGAACATGGCTGTTCAGCGAGCGATAGCCTTTGGAGTGGCAGTCGGCGCGCTGGCGATGGGACTTAGAATATGGCTGAACCTTGAGAGAGGCAGTTACTTCGACAGGCAGTTGTAAATGAATATATTTGCGAAACTACAAAACATAGACAGACGTATTTTGTATCTGCTGGTGGCGCTAGTGATAATAATTCCGCTTGTGCGCAAACCTGCAAGACACCCCCGCACCATTTTCAAAGAGGTGCAGAGTGCTTATGACACGATCCAGGCAGTGCCGAACGATAAGCTCGTAATATTGTCCAGTTACTTCGATGCTGGCACGGTTGCCGAAAACGGCCCTCAGGTGGAGGCGATGATGCGGCATCTATTCAGGAAAGGCACCAAGTTTGCCACTGTCACCTGGGACCCGGTGGGAGCGGAGCTTGTCAGCAAAATCGGCAAGCAAGTGTCCGGGCAGATGCATAAGCAATATGGCCGTGACTGGGTCGATCTCGGTTACAACCCCGGCCCAATGTATGTGATCGTCAGCGGAATGGCCAAAGATTTCCAGAAGGTTATCAAGCAGGACAAATACGGCACAAAGCTTGCCGACATCTCTGCCACGAAAGATGTCAAAAGCGCCAAGCAGATCGGGACGGTTATCGAGGTGACTGCAAGCGGGACGGTGCCGGTTTGGATCGCATACTTCAATATGCCTAATAACATCCCTCTGGTCTATTGTCCGACGGCAGTTATGGCAGCTGAGGCATATCCATATCTTGATTCCGGGCAGCTCAACGGAATGCTCAATGGAGTGATTGGTTCGGCGCAGTATGAGACGCTGTTGGGTATGGGAAATGAGGCGACATATTCATCGGCGGCATCTTGGGCGCTGTCGACGGCTCATATATTCATTATAGTGCTCCTGATTATCGGAAATATCGGCTACTTCGCCGCAAATCGGGCACGAGGAGGTCGGCGACATGGCTAATTGGATTATTGCGCATGCAAATGCGATAACGATATGGTGCGCCGCAATATCGACTTTTGCCATCTACAGTGTGCTCTATGCTGAGAATAAATTCTACAGGTTCTTCGAGCATGTGTTCATCGGGCTTGCTTCCGGTTACAGTATGTATATTACATGGAACGAGGTCATCTACCCGAAATGGTGGAAGCTGATGGTCAATGACGGCCAGTGGTATTGGGCATTCGCTGCGGTCCTGGGAAGCATGTTCTACTTTATGTACAGCCGCAAACACGCCTGGGTAAGCCGGGTGATCTTCGGGTTGTTTATGGGGCTCGGCGCGGGAGGCGCATTCAGAGAGTTCTATCAGATCTACTTCCCGCAGATCGGCGCATCCATGAAGCCGGTTGTCGGCGGAGGCATGTCTGTTTGGGACACTCTGAATATAGTGATATTCTATGTGATACTCTTTGCCTCTATGTCATACTTCTTCTTCAGCTTCGACCACAAGAGCGCTGCGATCAAGCATACGGCCATGGCCGGCAGATGGTTTCTCATGATCGGTTTCGGCGCAATGTTTGGCGCGACGGTCATGGGCAGGATGACACTCTTTATCGGACGGTTCAACTTCTTGGTCAATGACTGGTTTCCGCAGGCAAAAAGCGACTGGTCCAGCGGAATATTCAGAGCGCTTGTCAGCCTGTTTGCTCTCGCGCTGATTGTAATGATCGTTCGAGCCATCCGCAGGCCGAAGGTCAAACACGAATAGCCCATGTCCATTTTCGCGATATCCGACCTGCATCTGTCTCTGGGCAAAGAGAAGCCTATGGACATCTTCGGCGATGCCTGGAGGGACCATGCAGCCAAGATCGCGGACAACTGGGACATGGCAGTCAGCAGTGACGATACAGTGCTGCTGGCGGGTGACCTGTCATGGGCGCTGAAGTTTGAAGAGGCGACTCCCGATATCGAGTATATTACCGCTCGGCCCGGCAGGAAAATATTGATTCGCGGAAACCATGATTACTGGTGGAGGCGCGAATCCACAAATCGCATTCAAAAGATGCTGCCCGAATCAATCACTCTGTTGCTCGGCAGAGGGATTGTGGTGGGCGATATCGGTATAACCGGCACCCGTGGATGGAGGGTGGAAGAAGGTCAGACTGGCATAGAAGCAGGCGACCAGCGTGTGATGAAACGGGAACTGGCCTACCTGGAGCGTGGGCTGAGCGAAATACCTGACAATGTATCCAAAAAGATTGTCATGCTCCATTATCCTCCGTTCGACGCAGACCTCCAACCCAATACTTTTGCACAGGTCATAAAAGATCATGGTGTGGACATAGTCATATACGGTCATATACATTCAGGCGCGTTTATAGAAGGTGATGTGGACGGGGTGGCATATCATCTTGCGGCTGTGGACCACACCGGTTTTAGACCACTGTTAATCATATGAACGGGCAATTATCGGCATGCTGCTCAACGTTGTTATCATTGACGTCGCTGCGCTCTGCCTTGCCTGTGTTCGGGAGGTGAATACACTCAGATGCCTTCGCATATCATACAGTCTCACCGTGGAGCAGGCGACCTGGCTCCTGAAAATACACTTCCCTCATTTGAGCTGGCATGGCGGATCGGCACAATTCCCGAGGCTGATGTGCGGTCCACAAGCGACGGAGTGATCGTGGCGTTTCACGACGAGAACCTTGAACGGCTTGCCCCGTCTGCAGACCCTGAAATCCGGTCAAAGAGTGTCAATGATCTTGACTGGGACGTGGTCTCAAAACTTGATGTGGGTTCATATAAAGGTGAAGAGTATAAGGGTCAGCATATTCCGCGCATAAGCGAAGTGCTGGATTGTATGCAAGGCCGCAAAGACCGCATGCTGTATATGGATGTCAAGAAGGTTCCGCTGGATAAACTCGCAGCTCTTGTGCGAGAAAGAGGCGTGGACGAACAGGTAATTTTGGCTACCCCGCACTATGACGAAATACATGAATGGAAAAGACTGCTCCCCAAGTCACAGACGCTCCTGTGGAATGGCAGAGAAGAGACCCGCCTCCGCGAGCAGATGACGGAATTGAAAAAAGCAGATTTTGCCGATATAACTCAGCTTCAGATACACGTCCATGTCCTTGACCTGAACGCATCGGAGCCATTTGATCCATCAAGTGATTTCCTGCGTGAGGTTAGACAAGAGATACAGCCCAGGGGCATTTTGTTCCAAGTGCTTGTGATAGGCTCGGATAATCCTGAAGCATACAAAAAGCTGATGGACATCGGCATAATGTCGTTTGCGACTGATAACCCGATGGTGGCATTGAAGGTTATGAGCGAGTATAATAGTAGGTAAGCACATCCGCAGCCCATCCTCGATATTGAATGTGTTCAAACACAGCCTTAGGTGTTGATTTGAAAGGATTTACTATGCGTGCTCTCAGACTCCATGGTCCTAGAGACCTTAGAATGCACGATGAACCTGTGCCGCAGCCTGGTCCGGGAGAGGTGCAGATACAGATCAAATCAGTTGGAATTTGTGCGTCCGATCTGCACTATTATCGTGATGGACGGATCGGCTCCACAGCCATTACTGCACCGATAGTAATGGGGCATGAAGCATCCGGTGTCATTACGGCGCTTGGGGCGGGAGTCGATTCGCTGAGGGTCGGTGACAGGGTCGCCATCGAACCTGCTAAGCCATGCGGCAAGTGCGTTTACTGCAAGTCAGGCCACTTCAATGTCTGTCGTGACGTTCAGTTTTTCGGGACTCCACCGGTTGACGGTTGCCTTCGCGACTATATTGCCTGGCCTGCAAAACTGGCTCTCAAGGTCCCGGACGCTCTGACTTTTGATGAGGCTGCCATGGTGGAGCCTCTCGCGGTGGGTGTTTATGCAGTTGAACTGGCCTCTCCGGTTGCCGGCAACACGATCATGATCCTTGGCAGTGGCGCCATAGGGTTATCGGTTTTGCAGGCGGCGAAGGTGGCTGGAGTCGGAAAAATAATTGTGACGGACCCTGTGCCGGAAAGACGAAAACTTGCGCTCGAGTTGGGAGCCGATGCTGCGCTCGACCCCGGCACAATTGATATAGAACAAGAGGTAGAGCGGCTGACCGATTGCCGTGGTGTGGATACAGCCTTTGAGTGCGCCGGTGTGCCGGAGACACTGATTGATGCCGGCAGGGTGGTGCACCCATTGGGGAAGGTAGTGGTAGTAGGAATACCGGACGAAGATAAATATTTTTTTGAGGCTTCCAACGCCAGGCGCAAGCAACTTTTTGTTATTTTTGTTCGGCGCAGCAACTTGACCGCTGAAAGATCAATCGAGCTGATTGCCGGTGGGAAGGTA
Protein-coding sequences here:
- a CDS encoding alcohol dehydrogenase catalytic domain-containing protein, encoding MHDEPVPQPGPGEVQIQIKSVGICASDLHYYRDGRIGSTAITAPIVMGHEASGVITALGAGVDSLRVGDRVAIEPAKPCGKCVYCKSGHFNVCRDVQFFGTPPVDGCLRDYIAWPAKLALKVPDALTFDEAAMVEPLAVGVYAVELASPVAGNTIMILGSGAIGLSVLQAAKVAGVGKIIVTDPVPERRKLALELGADAALDPGTIDIEQEVERLTDCRGVDTAFECAGVPETLIDAGRVVHPLGKVVVVGIPDEDKYFFEASNARRKQLFVIFVRRSNLTAERSIELIAGGKVDVKCYGAHNFTLESTADAMESAITKADGIIRAIVKSNRNAHKNNTI
- a CDS encoding glycerophosphodiester phosphodiesterase family protein, with the translated sequence MPSHIIQSHRGAGDLAPENTLPSFELAWRIGTIPEADVRSTSDGVIVAFHDENLERLAPSADPEIRSKSVNDLDWDVVSKLDVGSYKGEEYKGQHIPRISEVLDCMQGRKDRMLYMDVKKVPLDKLAALVRERGVDEQVILATPHYDEIHEWKRLLPKSQTLLWNGREETRLREQMTELKKADFADITQLQIHVHVLDLNASEPFDPSSDFLREVRQEIQPRGILFQVLVIGSDNPEAYKKLMDIGIMSFATDNPMVALKVMSEYNSR
- a CDS encoding metallophosphoesterase, producing MSIFAISDLHLSLGKEKPMDIFGDAWRDHAAKIADNWDMAVSSDDTVLLAGDLSWALKFEEATPDIEYITARPGRKILIRGNHDYWWRRESTNRIQKMLPESITLLLGRGIVVGDIGITGTRGWRVEEGQTGIEAGDQRVMKRELAYLERGLSEIPDNVSKKIVMLHYPPFDADLQPNTFAQVIKDHGVDIVIYGHIHSGAFIEGDVDGVAYHLAAVDHTGFRPLLII